In Rhinatrema bivittatum chromosome 11, aRhiBiv1.1, whole genome shotgun sequence, a single window of DNA contains:
- the LOC115073172 gene encoding ras-related protein Rab-39B-like: MHALNSLDWHYQFRVILLGDSTVGKTSLVRRYTEGQFSTSTPSTVGVEYYIRMLQLEPGVRVKLQIWDTAGQERYSSMTRSFYRNIIGCLLVFDKTNRNSFKHVENWYREACERIVSRKVIFLLIGHKSDLGADCAIPGDEAEALASSLGMPYFETSAQSNSNVDVVFETLSRSIYAGLRLEAFPASEGWEGVKVVYRVTKFTPKRRKAEQKCQC, encoded by the exons ATGCATGCCCTAAATTCTCTGGATTGGCACTACCAGTTCCGAGTCATCCTTTTGGGAGATTCCACTGTGGGCAAAACCTCCCTGGTGAGGCGCTACACCGAGGGGCAGTTCAGCACCAGCACTCCCTCTACGGTGGGGGTAGAGTATTACATCCGGATGCTGCAGCTGGAGCCCGGGGTGCGAGTGAAGCTGCAGATCTGGGACACCGCAGGGCAGGAGAGATACAG CAGCATGACAAGGTCCTTTTACCGGAATATCATCGGCTGCCTGCTGGTGTTCGACAAGACCAATCGGAACTCGTTCAAGCACGTGGAGAACTGGTATCGTGAGGCCTGCGAGCGCATTGTCTCTCGCAAGGTCATCTTCCTGCTGATTGGCCACAAGAGCGACCTGGGGGCAGACTGCGCCATCCCCGGGGACGAGGCGGAAGCACTGGCGTCCTCTCTAGGCATGCCCTACTTCGAGACGTCAGCCCAGAGCAACAGCAACGTGGATGTCGTCTTCGAAACCCTGTCTCGCAGCATCTACGCAGGACTGCGCTTGGAGGCCTTCCCCGCCAGCGAGGGCTGGGAGGGGGTCAAGGTGGTGTATCGGGTCACAAAGTTCACCCCTAAGCGGAGGAAAGCTGAGCAGAAGTGTCAGTGCTAG